One stretch of Castor canadensis chromosome 14, mCasCan1.hap1v2, whole genome shotgun sequence DNA includes these proteins:
- the LOC109678346 gene encoding olfactory receptor 7A17-like, whose product MEAKNETQIIEFLLLGISENPRFQPVLFGLFLSMYLVTVLGNLFIILATITDSHLHTPMYFFLSNLSSVDICVTSTIIPKMLVNTQTQSKIITYKACITQMYFFILLIQLDILLLTVMAYDRFVAICHPLHYTVIMNPRLCVLLVLVSWIMSVLISTLHSSMVSWLSFCDDLEIPHFFCEFNQVIHRACSDTFLNDVVTYIVLLFLAGGSFAGILFSYSKIVSSILSISSSQGKWRAFSTCASHLTVVSLFYCTGLGVYLSSAVSQNSHLSATTSVMYSVVTPMLNPFIYSLRNKDIKRALKKLFEKL is encoded by the coding sequence ATGGAAgcaaagaatgaaacacaaattaTAGAATTTCTGCTTCTGGGTATTTCAGAGAATCCCAGATTTCAACCTGTCCTCTTTGGActgttcctgtccatgtacctggTCACTGTGCTTGGGAACCTCTTCATCATCCTGGCCACAATCACAGACTCCCACCTGcacactcccatgtacttcttcctctccaaccttTCCTCTGTGGACATCTGTGTCACCTCCACCATCatcccaaagatgctggtgaacaCCCAGACCCAGAGCAAGATCATCACCTATAAAGCTTGCATCAcccaaatgtattttttcatacTCCTTATACAATTGGACATCCTTCTTTTGACTgtaatggcctatgaccgctttgtggccatctgtcaccctctgcattacacagtcatcatgaaccCCCGGCTCTGTGTCTTGCTGGTTCTGGTGTCCTGGATCATGAGTGTCCTGATTTCCACATTACACAGCTCAATGGTGTCATGGCTGTCCTTCTGTGATGACTTAGAAATTCCccactttttctgtgaatttAACCAGGTCATCCACCGTGCCTGCTCTGACACCTTTCTTAATGATGTAGTGACATACATTGTACTTCTGTTTCTGGCTGGTGGATCTTTTGCTGGCATCCTTTTCTCTTACTCCAAGATAGTTTCTTCTATACTatcaatttcttcatctcagggAAAGTGGAGAGCATTTTCCACCTGTGCGTCTCACCTCACAgttgtttccttattttattgcACTGGACTAGGTGTGTACCTTAGTTCTGCTGTGAGCCAAAACTCTCATTTAAGTGCAACAACCTCGGTGATGTACAGTGTGGTcacccccatgctgaaccccttcatctacagcctgaggaataaGGACATCAAGAGGGCTCTGAAAAAGCTTTTTGAGAAACTCTAA